In the Melanotaenia boesemani isolate fMelBoe1 chromosome 14, fMelBoe1.pri, whole genome shotgun sequence genome, ctgctgtagcccatctccttcaaggctggatgtgttgtgtgttcagagatgctgttctgcagaccttggttggaaccagtagATCAGCGGTTTgtgaaacactcagaccaacagcCATGCTACGTTCAAAaccacttaaatctcctttcttcctcattctgatgctcagtttgaacttcagcaaacTACCATGTGCTACCATGTGATTTTTGTTAAGAAGCAATTAAACtggtggacctgataaaatTGCCAAGtgagagtatatatatatatatatatatatatatatatatacacacacacacacgtggacaaaattgtctGTACCCTTTGGTcaatgaaacaaaaactcatccattctatgaaatttaaccaatgaaagtcagacattgcttttcaaccatgcttcaacagaattatttaaaaaaataaactcatgaaacaggtctggacaaaaatgatggtacccgtaacttaatattttgttgcacaaccttttgaggcaatcactgcaatcaaacaattcctgtaactgtcagtgaggcTTGTGCatctctcagcaggtattttggtccactcctcataagcaaactgctccagttgtctcaggtttgaagggagccttttccagacggcatttTTCAgttccttccaaagatgctcaataggatttaggtcagggctcataaaagccactttagaatagtccatgttttcctcttagccattcttggtgtttttagctgtgttttgggtcattgtcctgttgctaacatgacctgcgactgagaccaagctttctgacactggccagcacatttctctctagaatctcttgatagtcttgagatttcattgtacctgcacagattcaagacaccctgtgccagatgcagcaaagcagccccagaacataacagagcctcctccatgtttcacagtagggacggtgttcttttcttcatatgcttcattattctgtctgtaaacatagagctgatgagccttggtaaaaagttccatttttgtctcatctgtccataggacattctcccagaagctttgtggcttgtcaacatgtagtttggcttttttatgatttgttttcaacaatggttcctccttggtcgtctcccattaagtccactttggctcaaacaacgacggatggtgcgatctgacactgatgttccttgagcttgaagttcacctttaatctctttaggggtttttctgggctcttttgttaccatatGTATTATCCGTCGCTtggatttgtcatcaattttcctcctgcggccacatccagggaggttggctacagtcccatggatcttaaatttctgaataatatgtgcaactgtagtcacaggaacatcaagctgcttggagatggttttatagcctttacctttaacatgcttgtctataattttctttctaatctcctgagacaactccttccctttgcttcctctggtccatgttgagtgtggtacaaagcatgtcaccaaacagcacagtgactaccagcagcctatatatagacccactgactgattacaagattgtagacacctgtgatgctaataagtggacacaccttggattaacatgtccctttggtcacattattttctatgggcttaaataattctgttgaagcatggttgaaaagtaatgtctgactttcattggttacatttcatagaatttttttttattattacttttgtcagattcaagttatttctgtgaccattgtgagtttttctttctttaaccaaagggtaccaactattttgtccacgtctgtatatatatatatatatatatatatatatatgtatatgttattGCAACTCATTTATAAATTtgtaaattgtctttttttaatttagaaactAATTTTTGTATTTACTCAGGCTTTCTTTGTGTGATATTTAAATTTGGTTATCTGAAATACAGTATATAAGTGTGactaatttgaaaataaatgaacattgtAAGGGGGCAAATACTTTTATTGCAGCACTGTATGTTGGTTTCCTACCACAAGTATTTGATTGCTAAAAAgctgaaggaaaaaataaagagagagagaaacaaacgTCCTATGTCCCGATGACCAACCTGACTGAGCTGTGCACCAGTGGTAAATGGGTTCTCATACAACTATTTTCTTTCAGAGGACTGTCCTCCAGGCCTGCAGACGGGTATCTGAATCCAGCCGAATGTAAGTCAGTCTATAGGCCTGAACTGGTTCTATCAGCTTATACAGTCTTATATGTAGTGACTCTTGTTAAATATCTACAGCTGCATGCATCTAAAGTTTATTGCATGAACAATATTAGTGTTGCAAGAATATGTCAATGGTTTTGCTGTAAGTCTGACTTACTTAAATATCTTGTACAGGAACAGAGCGACTGCAAAGAAACTAATTGAGCGCTACTTTCAGCAGTTAACTGAAGGCTGTGGAAATAGCAACTGCAGCAATGAGTTCTGCGCATCGTGTTGTGATTCTCAACCTCTGGATAGCAATGCTGCAGCTGCCAAAGCGCTTGAGCTGTTTAAGATTAATGCCAAACTCTGTGATTATTATCCTTCTGTCAAGTCCAGCACCGACAGCAGCACTCAGATGGGCAGTATGATGAGCGTTGACGATTTCTCAGGTACTGTAAAACTGACCGACGAGCCTTAATATCGCTGAGTTTCAACCagttcttaaatgtttttccttcttgtttcaGATGTTCACTACCTCACCGAGCACACTATCTGCAGGATTTTGAGTTTCTGTGACGAAGAAGGGGAATATTCTGCTCTCATCCGTATCATCGGAAGGATTTTCTCCAATGCGGAAGCCCTGATGAAGAGTTTCAAGAAGGATGAAGTAGGTGTTGCTAAAAATCCACCAGATGAGGAGAAACCTAATGAGcaaagctcagagaagaaaGGCGCCTCCTCTGATGCTGCTTCGCCGGATGAGGCTCCCAACGGAATGCTGGACTCAGGCGAGGTAACCGTAGACATCGACGCAGTTCGGAGAGTCTACGACCGACTTCTGTCCATCGACCAGGTGGAGTCTGCTCTTGTGAATTCGCTCATTTATCTCACCCCAAACGTGGAACTTGACCTTGAATATCTGAACGTGTACGAAACAAACCCAAATTACCTGAACATCTTCATCATAGTGATGGAGAACAGTAACCTTCACAGCCCCGAGTACCTGGAAGTGGCGCTACCGCAGTTCTGCAAGGCCATGAGCAAACTGCCGGTGGCTGCTCTCGCTCGGCTGTCGAAGCTCTGGTCGACGTACAGTCTCCCGCAGATCCGCCGCATGATGGAGACCTTCCAGCAGCTCATTACTTTCACAGTCGTTAGCAATGAATATGATGGTGAAAATCTGGTAAATGATGACGAAACGGTGGTGGCTGCGACCCAGTGCCTAAAGGTGGTCTTCTACGCAAGCATCCTGGGAGGGAATGTGGACGTAGAGCACAACGAAGAGGAGGACGATGAGTCAGACTCAGATGAGCTGACGCTGCACGAGTTGCTCGGTGAGGAACGGCTCTATAAGAAGGGCCCAAGGATCGACCCCTTGGAGAAAGAACTGGCCATCCGTTCAATAGATAGCATACGGCCCCTCATCCCCTTCGAAGATTTCATCAACGACTCGCTAAATGATGTGGTTGAGATGGACAAAGATTTCACCTTCTTTAAAGTCAACGCCGAAACGAAATTTTCCTTCCAGACCTGCCCCTTCATCCTCAATATCATCACCAAAAACCAGGGGCTGTACTACGACAACAGGATCAGGATGTACAGCGAGCGACGCCTCACAGCGCTCTACAGCATGGTCCAGGGCCAGCAGCCCAACCCCTATCTGAAACTCAAAGTACGCAGAGACCACATCATCGACGACGCTCTCGTCAGAGTGAGTCCCGCCACGTCACAGCGGCAACGTGAAACACTGCACgactttaatgtgtgtgtgtggctgtgagACATGAGTCTTCCCTGTGttgcagttggagatgatctccATGGAGAACCCGTCCGACCTGAAGAAGCAGCTGTTTGTTGAATTTGAGGGCGAGCAAGGTGTCGACGAAGGTGGAGTTTCTAAAGAGTTCTTTCAGCTCGTTCTGGAGGAAATTTTTAATCCAGACATCGGTGAGGCTTGAAAAACAccacatttactgttttattcatccatccatccatcatctgttcATTCATCTGTCTGTCCCTCCATCAATCCttccgtccatcatccatccgtccatccatcatctgttcAATCATCTGTctgtccctccatccatccatccatacatcatcTGTTCATTCATCTGTctgtccctccatccatccatccatccatccatccatccatccatccatccatccatccatccatccatctatccatccatcaatctgTTCATTCGCCCATCCATCGATTTGTCCATTTATCCTTTTATATCTGCTTTTGTTAACAGTTTTTtatcatttacttttatttagtttatttatactTTCTAAACTATATCTCAGGTTCTGTTTCATAACATATCACCACATTAGGAGATGAGCTTATTGTGTGTTTGCTGAAACCAGGATGAGAAGACTTATactattttttatgtctgtccATGACTTAAAAGCTGGGGCCAGAGCACAGTTAGCCTACCCCAGGGACACAAGGACAAGCGCCATCCTGGATTTgtgagttaaataaataaatttaacgTACTCAGAGACacgcagacctccaccaagcctttttttcctttcattgaTTGTGGGCATTAGATTTTGAGTTAGGGATCATTTTGTTTGTAGAGATTCTATCTTCCCATGGGCAGGCACAGATCTACGTCACCACCTGGTGGTCAGGTGACCATTAATAGGTTGCCGGGGAAACCAAACCCTGTATCCAATTTGCCAGCATCCGTGTTGAAGTGTGCAAGTTGTTGTCATAgtttagagcagggctactcaattcggtcctacgagggccgcaatccagcaggttttccatgcattcatgtaccaacacacctgagtcaaattaatgagttattgtgtagaacctgattgactgttagagccacctaatttgactcaggtgtgttggtgcagggatgcatggaaaacctgctggattgcggccctcgtaggaccgaattgagtagccctggtttagAGTTTCCTCCATCGGCTTTTGATAATATCATACAGTTCTATTGATCCCCTCAGATTCAGGGCTAGAAAAAGAGAAGAGGCGAAGTTAGTGGCAGTAGGAATGAACAATTTACCTTTTTTCAATCCACCGTCACATTGTGAAAAAACTGCTCACAAGAAACATGCAGAACCTCACAAAAATCACCCACGTTTGTTAAACCCACTGtgtctcaatccaggtccttaggaccccctgccctgcatgttttagaggtaaccctaCTTAAATATacctgaataaaatgaatggcttgttaacaggcttgcagataacttgatgaggaagtttattgatctgaatcaggtgtgttggagtatgAACActtctaagacatgcagggtagtgggtcctgaggacttGGATTAAAAACGTTGCACATTTCATGGTATTTTTGGCATCTTTACAAAAACAACCTTACGTTTTAAACAGTAAGAATGTTTTATTCACCATTCATTAAATGATTTGAACAAACTGTGAATACTTTGAAGGACTGTAGTGTTGTCAGTATTAACACGCTTGATAGCCACCAGCCAGTTTCACatctttctgggcttttgtgtctttACAGTAGTTCGTTGTCAAAAGCaaccttttgttttcactggTGAAAGACCTAGATGTGAAAAAGTTCACCAATGTTCCCGGATGTTTGTGCCTGCCCTGTTcctgtaaagaatcctttaaataATTCCTAGATGCAGGTGGTGATCCAGCTCACCCCCTAAACCTATTTACTTATTCCATttcagagatttcctgaaaatttcatcaaaatccatAATATTGTGAGTCCATAACATTTTATcctgttgctaacagacagacaaacgtCCGTCTTGGTCTTCCTGCTGGAACATTTCCAGCTCAAAGGTTAGCagacattcatttaaaagaaaactttaatgatttaaaatgtgaagTTATAGTTATACCTTGACATGGTGCAGGTGTGGCAATCAGCAACAGAGAACCAGGCacaaaagaggaagagaaagaaaacacaactaATACTCAACCTGAACTTAAAGACAACATTAAGAAAAAACCATGAACAAACTGAGGAAATAAAACCAGCCTGATATAAAAGACCCTTTATACCAAGAAAGTAACACATCAAACTGAAAATCGGTtgtaacaggtctgatggagcatggaccctccccagaacccggacctcaacattactgaagccaTGTGGGATCATCTAGATAGAGAACGgaacaaaatgcagaaacatcaaaaagaagagctttggaaagtcctccAAGAAGCccggagaactattcctgaagaaaTTATAAGCAAAATAGTTTAAGAAAGCAATTtcataaatgtttgtgtgttttatgatttGCACGTAGTTCCAGGTTTCAGTGTCGTACATTAAAGAAATGATGGCGCTTCTCAAGACTTCTGTGCAGTGCTGTATATTTAGCTTTTACATTGCAGATTTCACAGAGACTGATTTTAATCTCATGCTCCCTAAGAAGGTCAGTTCCCTAATCCTCattcttcttttgtttcatcTAAAACATTCTGTTTCTGAACAGGAATGTTCACTTATGACGACGACACAAAACTTTTCTGGTTTAACTCATCCTCGTTGGAGAATGAAGCACAGTACACACTGATTGGGATCGTCCTGGGGCTCGCCATTTACAACAACTGCATCCTGGACGTTCATTTTCCAATGGTTGTCTACAGGAAGCTCGTGGGAAAGAAAGGGACCTACTTGGACCTGTCAGACTCACATCCAGTTCAGTAACCTTCTCTGAAGCCAATATATAGTGAAACACAATAAGattacctggaaaaaaaaagttgtttattgCTGTAGGGTCACGTTAGCTTTTCTTaactaatttttttctttttgcaggcACTTTATCAGAGCCTGAAGGGATTGCTCGAGTATACCGGCAATGTTGAAGAGGACATGATGCTCACCTTCCAGATATCACACACAGATCTTTTTGGAAATCCAGTATTGTATGACTTGAAAGAGCAGGGAGAAAAAATCCCGGTGACAAAGGAGAACAGGCAGGTGAGATGTGCAAAAAACTGTGTTCAGTCATAAATGAGTCAGTGTAATGTTAGCAAAGTGATATGACTGTAAATTCTTCCTAAAGGAGCAGTGCTTATCTGGAATAATTAGTGAACAACAGtgaaaagtaattttctttattttaggtACAAAGTTCTCTTAACCAGTTTCAAATTTCTGATcttaacaaagcaaaaaatgcaggaaaacccCTTTGATGATGAATATATGTACAATAATCTCCCTCATAATGATATTTCTGGTTCAACTATAAAAACACAGGTGATAGAAACTCTAACAGAGGTAGCAGCATTGTCACAACAGGTCCATCCTTCCTGCTTTAACAGGGACTAAAAGGGTAAACTACAGCCAGGTGCTGATGATCAAATGTACACGATGGATCATTGTCGGTGTGAGCTCTTATCTGCTGCAAAATAACATAAGaagaagcaactgttgctgcctgtcaatctgggaagggttatTGGGTCTTTTCCAAACTATTTACAGTCCATTATTCTTCAGAAATTAAGGTTATTCAcgagtggaaaacattcaagacagtcAACAATCTTCCCAGGAGCAGATGTTCCAGCAAGTCCAGCTAAGGTCAGACTGTGTAATGATCTGAGAgactgaaaaaacaaagcaaaagctgcatctgagactctccaggcctcagttagtaTGTGAAATGATAAATTTCATGATGatagaattaaaaaaagtatGACTTATTTTGAAGGTttgcaggagaaagcctcttctctctaacacagcagcacagttaaggtttcattgatttatttttatgttatttgcacagcataaaaacaatataacatcaaagaaaaaaagattgtcAAGGGTTATAAGATACCTCACCTAAACAttcaaaataacaacaaaattaaCATCGCATAGGAAATAAACATCACTGAAATAGAATATAGTACCAAATAGACAtttgaaggagaaaacaaaacataagtcATCAAGATAAAATCCCTAAttaatgctgtgtgtgtgtgtgtgtgcacgtgtccGTTATGTATATTTATCAGAAAACTgggaacagaaaacaaaatactaaTCAATGCTCCACAGTAGACGTGACACTAATCTGCATTCAAAAGATCATCAGAGTCAAAGTTTATCCTGCATCCAGACAAATCGGCAGGATAACCTAAGAAGCTGCCTCTGAATAAACCGTAAAACATCTGGAGCACTGTCGTCTGGACTGTAGAGACCAAAGAGGAGATGTTTGGTTATAATGCACAGGAACATTGCAGCAGtcacacagcaaacacacacagaggctaCGTTAGCTCAGATCTTAGTTTTGCTCACCCAGTGACCAGCCATCGCTGGGTTCTCCAGCCCCCATCCCTCTTCTCCTCAGGTTTAGCACTCTGCTGCAGATAAGATCACAGTGATTAATCAGTGAGTGGCTGCAGGTGTGTGACTGTTCTACCTGCCACTGCTTCCAGCTGCAGGACCTGGATGCCTTGCAGTCagtgagtggaccatgaactcctctggataccaaaaTATTCTAGAGTCAGTTGGTGGTCTCGTGATTACAGAGGTGGgattgggtctggagaacccaGATTCAAGTCTCTGGTGTGCCAACAAAGGTGGACCGCTTTAGGCCCCTGAACCTTAACCCCCGATTGCTCCCCGGGCACTGGAATACATCAGCCTGCTGCTCTAAGTGAAAAATGTAAGCAGTGATGGGTTAGCTGGAGGTTTATTTCATCAGATGCACCACTCGCTCCATCATCACTGTGTCTTTAAAGAAAGCTGGACGTTTGGACACAGCAGGAGATCATTCGCTTCATGAACTGTTGAAGGTTAATCATGTAAAGAGAGATGAGAATTAGTCTATGATGTACTATCTTCCTCTTCAGccattgtttgttatttttccttgtctctgtttcatgaccttttatgggcatttttgGGTGTTTACCTGCAAATTAGGGCCAGCTGGCCCAACTCTTTAGTTTACAGAGAGATTGGTATTCATCAATCTGAGAGCAAAGATATAAACAATTTTGTGGTCTACAAACATgtttgtgaatctgatggaggattttcataaaaatcatTCAACTTACAAACAAGTTTAAGTAGATTTGTAAGAAGATATaggtgaatgaggcccattgaTCGCAAACTACAACAGAATGactaaaaaggaaagaaaataccTCCAGACATCCTCCTGACTGAAAAGAGACTGGAAACAAATGCTTTAAATGTCAATAAACTGTTGTAAAGAGGAGTAGAGGAATCATGGCACCCTCTTTATGAATGaaggcatttatttatttatttatttattgttttatgatgttcaaaataacaataatcaaCAAACAGTGGGCCAGAATTAATTTCCAGCCTGGATGAGCCCTCGTCTCTAAGGTATGATGGCTGCATATAAGAAACCTTTAAGTGTGTAGCTGTATAGAAAAGGAAATAAGTACTGAAGTGATGTTTGTTTCCCATTTGACTGCAGTGTACATTTCATAAGTAGGGCCGCATGATGGAAATGGCTTAAAATGGCAAACATCTGCTCCTTCCTCGAGATAAAGCTCTGTAGGTTAGAATtgtcaaagctttaaaaaacaaaaagtaatgaAAGCGCAagcattgattttcttttttgacttttCATCTGTAATTCACAGGAGTTTGTGGATCTGTATGCTGAGTACATCCTGAACAAAAGTGTGGAGAGACAATTCAAAGCCTTTAAAAAAGGTTTCATGATGGTCACGAATGAGTCGCCGCTGAAATATCTCTTCAGACCAGAAGAAGTGGAGCTGCTAATCTGTGGAAGCAGAGTGAGAAAGCTTGCCGTCGCTTGGATTTCCATCACTTAACAGCAACAAGTGTttcatttattacaaaacaatgtctttttattttatagaaacTTGATTTTGAAGCACTTGAAAAGACGACAGATTATGATGGAGGTTACAGCAAAGACAGCCAAATTATCAAGTAAGTTCTCAGAACGGCACGAGGTAGACACTTTCTGTCTGGCTATGAGCAGGTCAGATAAAGACTAAGAAGTCTCTCCAGCAGTGGGAAATTAAgagttttcctttcttttctggGTGCAGAGACTTCTGGGAAATTCTTCACTCTTTTGGAGAGGAGCAGAAAAGGCTGTTTCTTCAGTTTACCACCGGCACAGACAGAGCTCCAGTTGGTGGTCTTGGAAAATTAAAGATGATCATTGCCAAGAATGGCTCCGACACAGACAGGTAAAGCTCAGTCAGGATTTAATCAGTGCATCTTTAGTTCTCCAGCAGCCTCTGGAGTCAGAACTGGGAATGACCTTACACAGAAATGGGTCATAAATTGGCAAAATGTCGGATTTTAAAGTCGGGAATGGTGAGGTTCCTCTGAGGTTCTTCTAGTCGGAAATCCGGCTTGCAACTTCTGACTTTAAAGTACAATCGTTTTCTGGATTTTGTCCAAGAAGATTCACTGAAAGTATACCCTTAATTCAAGGTTTGTTACTCACAGTGGTAGAACTGAACTAGAACTAGAAGATTTTTGTATATGGGGGGCCAGAGGGTGTACAAGACTTTATCAGGGGGTGTCATATATtaagaaaggaaatgattgtgttcctTTCTCCAATGCTTCTGTAATAACTGTGATCACAtaagagacatgagaaataaaacatatttacattaataatctgcatcaccaagtggaaatatttacaagaagTTCATAAAAGTCCATAGAACATAAGTTGGTTGTTCTGGGGTGCAGGATGTGGAGCTTAATACcagggggatca is a window encoding:
- the ube3a gene encoding ubiquitin-protein ligase E3A isoform X1 gives rise to the protein MNRATAKKLIERYFQQLTEGCGNSNCSNEFCASCCDSQPLDSNAAAAKALELFKINAKLCDYYPSVKSSTDSSTQMGSMMSVDDFSDVHYLTEHTICRILSFCDEEGEYSALIRIIGRIFSNAEALMKSFKKDEVGVAKNPPDEEKPNEQSSEKKGASSDAASPDEAPNGMLDSGEVTVDIDAVRRVYDRLLSIDQVESALVNSLIYLTPNVELDLEYLNVYETNPNYLNIFIIVMENSNLHSPEYLEVALPQFCKAMSKLPVAALARLSKLWSTYSLPQIRRMMETFQQLITFTVVSNEYDGENLVNDDETVVAATQCLKVVFYASILGGNVDVEHNEEEDDESDSDELTLHELLGEERLYKKGPRIDPLEKELAIRSIDSIRPLIPFEDFINDSLNDVVEMDKDFTFFKVNAETKFSFQTCPFILNIITKNQGLYYDNRIRMYSERRLTALYSMVQGQQPNPYLKLKVRRDHIIDDALVRLEMISMENPSDLKKQLFVEFEGEQGVDEGGVSKEFFQLVLEEIFNPDIGMFTYDDDTKLFWFNSSSLENEAQYTLIGIVLGLAIYNNCILDVHFPMVVYRKLVGKKGTYLDLSDSHPALYQSLKGLLEYTGNVEEDMMLTFQISHTDLFGNPVLYDLKEQGEKIPVTKENRQEFVDLYAEYILNKSVERQFKAFKKGFMMVTNESPLKYLFRPEEVELLICGSRKLDFEALEKTTDYDGGYSKDSQIIKDFWEILHSFGEEQKRLFLQFTTGTDRAPVGGLGKLKMIIAKNGSDTDRLPTSHTCFNALLLPEYSSKEKLRERLLKAITYAKGFGML
- the ube3a gene encoding ubiquitin-protein ligase E3A isoform X2; translated protein: MGSMMSVDDFSDVHYLTEHTICRILSFCDEEGEYSALIRIIGRIFSNAEALMKSFKKDEVGVAKNPPDEEKPNEQSSEKKGASSDAASPDEAPNGMLDSGEVTVDIDAVRRVYDRLLSIDQVESALVNSLIYLTPNVELDLEYLNVYETNPNYLNIFIIVMENSNLHSPEYLEVALPQFCKAMSKLPVAALARLSKLWSTYSLPQIRRMMETFQQLITFTVVSNEYDGENLVNDDETVVAATQCLKVVFYASILGGNVDVEHNEEEDDESDSDELTLHELLGEERLYKKGPRIDPLEKELAIRSIDSIRPLIPFEDFINDSLNDVVEMDKDFTFFKVNAETKFSFQTCPFILNIITKNQGLYYDNRIRMYSERRLTALYSMVQGQQPNPYLKLKVRRDHIIDDALVRLEMISMENPSDLKKQLFVEFEGEQGVDEGGVSKEFFQLVLEEIFNPDIGMFTYDDDTKLFWFNSSSLENEAQYTLIGIVLGLAIYNNCILDVHFPMVVYRKLVGKKGTYLDLSDSHPALYQSLKGLLEYTGNVEEDMMLTFQISHTDLFGNPVLYDLKEQGEKIPVTKENRQEFVDLYAEYILNKSVERQFKAFKKGFMMVTNESPLKYLFRPEEVELLICGSRKLDFEALEKTTDYDGGYSKDSQIIKDFWEILHSFGEEQKRLFLQFTTGTDRAPVGGLGKLKMIIAKNGSDTDRLPTSHTCFNALLLPEYSSKEKLRERLLKAITYAKGFGML